The following are encoded in a window of Ferribacterium limneticum genomic DNA:
- a CDS encoding NAD(P)-dependent oxidoreductase — protein MKIGFIGLGIMGRPMALNLIKGGHAVTVWARRAESMQPLLDAGAKGAASPADAARGNELVISMVADAPDVTEVMRGVASAGQAGLVAVDMSTIAPAAARVIGEELAAAGVDFIDAPVSGGEVGAIAGTLSIMAGGSEAGFGRAKPAFECMGKNIVHVGASGAGQVTKAANQIVTGMGVLAVAEAFAFAAKNGVDRSKVREALLGGFAYSKILENHGQRMLDRNFKPGFKSWMHEKDLNIVMQTAHELGLCLPGSAATAQMFNAMVGSGMGEEDSIAVLKLLERLSGQE, from the coding sequence ATGAAGATCGGATTTATCGGCCTTGGCATCATGGGGCGCCCGATGGCGCTCAATCTTATCAAGGGTGGCCATGCCGTCACCGTCTGGGCGCGCCGCGCCGAATCCATGCAGCCGCTGCTCGACGCCGGTGCCAAAGGCGCCGCCAGTCCGGCTGATGCCGCCCGCGGCAACGAACTGGTCATTTCGATGGTGGCCGATGCGCCGGACGTCACCGAAGTCATGCGCGGCGTGGCCAGTGCCGGCCAGGCCGGGCTGGTCGCCGTCGACATGAGTACCATCGCCCCGGCTGCCGCGCGTGTTATCGGTGAGGAACTTGCCGCGGCCGGTGTCGATTTCATCGATGCGCCGGTGTCTGGTGGTGAAGTCGGAGCCATCGCCGGCACCTTGTCGATCATGGCTGGCGGTTCCGAAGCGGGATTCGGCCGGGCCAAACCGGCTTTCGAATGCATGGGCAAGAACATCGTGCACGTCGGCGCCAGCGGCGCCGGGCAGGTCACCAAGGCGGCCAACCAGATCGTTACCGGGATGGGCGTGCTGGCGGTGGCCGAGGCATTTGCATTTGCGGCAAAAAACGGCGTTGACCGTAGCAAGGTGCGCGAGGCGCTGCTCGGCGGCTTCGCCTACTCGAAAATTCTCGAAAATCACGGCCAGCGCATGCTCGACCGCAATTTCAAGCCCGGTTTCAAGAGCTGGATGCACGAAAAGGATCTGAACATCGTCATGCAGACGGCGCACGAACTGGGCCTCTGCCTGCCCGGCTCGGCGGCGACGGCGCAGATGTTCAACGCCATGGTTGGTTCCGGCATGGGCGAAGAGGATTCGATCGCCGTACTCAAATTGCTTGAGCGCTTGTCGGGGCAGGAATGA